Proteins encoded together in one Tripterygium wilfordii isolate XIE 37 chromosome 14, ASM1340144v1, whole genome shotgun sequence window:
- the LOC120014647 gene encoding uncharacterized protein LOC120014647 isoform X2, which translates to MSVASSAVVRTKNVMKFAISLILPSFNSSKCKTAAKMAVARIKLLRNKREVVARQMRRDIAMLLQSRQDATARVRVEHVIREQNVLAANEFVELFCELIVTRLTIIAKQRECPADLKEGIASLIFAAPRCSEIPELVSIRKIFEKKYGKDFVSAATDLRPNCGVNRILIDKLSVRTPTGEVKLKILKEIAKEYQIDWDTTECEKELLKPPEELIDGPHNFVSASSLPVKPAEPNQSSYRSYHDGQSKETHFQDAASAAEAAEEAARKAIAAAHAAASIAKRDYNKTPQASGFEHNLSASSINHGFGAPSTTCYDYQSKTPDISNEDTRIYRGHSYNNTRPLHSEIKFDESDCDEDIEAEKNPSIESEEMKAGQMDGGNPRRRHSYDAPSAQLDMKFDESDCEEEMDMGRPPPNRPPPPLPPCHGRQDPAPPGPRVHPKLPDYDDIFEALRHRKSRN; encoded by the exons ATGTCCGTCGCGAGCTCAGCAGTAGTCCGCACAAAGAACGTTATGAAGTTTGCTATCTCGCTCATTCTCCCTTCCTTCAACTCCTCCAAATG CAAAACGGCGGCGAAGATGGCGGTGGCGCGGATAAAGTTACTGAGGAACAAGAGAGAGGTGGTGGCGAGGCAGATGAGGCGAGACATTGCGATGCTTCTGCAGTCACGTCAGGACGCCACTGCTCGTGTCAGG GTTGAACATGTAATTCGTGAACAAAATGTTTTGGCTGCCAATGAGTTCGTTGAGCTTTTCTGTGAGTTGATTGTGACAAGACTTACCATCATTGCGAAGCAGAG GGAATGTCCAGCAGACCTGAAAGAAGGGATCGCTAGCTTAATATTTGCAGCTCCAAGGTGCTCTGAAATTCCAGAACTAGTGTCAATCAGGAAAATATTTGAGAAGAAATATGGAAAAGATTTTGTGTCTGCAGCTACCGACCTACGACCGAACTGTGGTGTAAATCGCATC TTGATCGACAAGCTCTCCGTAAGAACCCCTACTGGTGAAGTGAAGTTGAAAATCTTGAAGGAAATAGCAAAGGAATATCAGATTGATTGGGATACAACGGAATGTGAGAAGGAGCTTTTGAAGCCTCCAGAAGAGCTTATA GATGGACCACACAATTTTGTTAGTGCTTCCAGCTTACCTGTGAAGCCTGCTGAGCCAAACCAGTCCTCCTATCG ATCATATCATGATGGACAAAGCAAGGAAACACATTTTCAAGATGCAGCGTCTGCTGCTGAAGCTGCTGAAGAAGCTGCAAGAAAGGCAATTGCTGCCGCTCATGCTGCTGCCTCTATTGCCAAAAGAGACTACAATAAGACACCTCAAGCATCTGGATTTGAGCATAACTTGAGTGCTTCGAGCATCAATCATGGGTTTGGAGCCCCTTCCACGACTTGCTATGATTATCAATCAAAAACACCAGATATAAGCAATGAGGATACAAGGATCTATAGGGGACACAGTTATAATAACACACGTCCTTTGCATTCAGAAATAAAATTTGATGAATCAGACTGTGATGAAGACATCGAAGCAGAAAAGAATCCCTCTATAGAAAGTGAGGAGATGAAGGCTGGACAAATGGATGGAGGAAATCCTCGTCGGAGACACAGCTATGATGCCCCTTCAGCACAATTGGATATGAAGTTTGATGAATCAGACTGTGAGGAAGAGATGGATATGGGAAGACCACCTCCCAATAGGCCTCCACCACCATTACCTCCATGTCATGGCAGACAGGATCCTGCTCCCCCGGGTCCTCGCGTTCATCCAAAATTGCCAGATTACGACGACATTTTTGAAGCTCTCAGGCATCGCAAATCAAGAAACTAG
- the LOC120014794 gene encoding putative F-box protein At1g65770: MADGIQSWSSLPPELLELIGKFLDSRIDYLRFRSVCTSWRSSVRSFTNRSPLLPVKVPYSFPDCFLSQSTIYRLELINPSATSLNCSSPPQKKSWLVRIEESENGKLKLLSPLLPGKVSQESHRATLNLLNVKAVELNRAWTIKDESFAALTLGIDKVVVYPNPTRHIRENSEFSILAIYGGGKLGFWKMGDEEWSLLDDVNFHYDDIVVRRGQYYVVDRWGTIFWIDSSLKLIQYSPPLYGCGGRKYLLESEGSLHVVDGYLDGGRLNWKDYENRISMLMRQRGSGSVLGRPRRHHKVEPKAVGFRVHKLDEEWGEWVDVKSLIQHVFVLGYFCSFSVSTAEFSGCRGNCIYFADGTETYGAPTSCLFKLEDRSIGTLGSLPEYSRIFWLGC; the protein is encoded by the coding sequence ATGGCCGATGGAATTCAGTCTTGGTCAAGTCTTCCTCCGGAACTCCTCGAGCTGATCGGGAAATTCCTTGATTCTCGCATCGATTATCTCCGATTCCGCTCCGTCTGCACTTCATGGCGATCTTCTGTTCGTTCCTTCACAAACCGATCTCCTCTCTTGCCAGTCAAGGTCCCTTACTCCTTCCCCGACTGCTTTCTCTCCCAGAGCACCATCTACCGTCTGGAGCTCATCAACCCATCAGCAACATCTCTTAATTGTTCATCTCCTCCTCAAAAGAAGAGCTGGCTGGTCCGAATTGAAGAGTCTGAGAACGGAAAATTGAAGCTTTTGAGTCCGCTATTGCCTGGTAAGGTCTCACAGGAGTCGCATCGAGCCACTCTGAACTTGCTGAACGTCAAGGCAGTTGAATTGAACAGAGCTTGGACAATCAAAGATGAGTCTTTCGCTGCCCTTACATTGGGTATCGACAAAGTTGTGGTATATCCAAATCCCACTCGACACATTAGAGAAAACAGTGAGTTCTCAATCCTTGCAATCTATGGTGGGGGAAAGCTTGGTTTTTGGAAAATGGGTGATGAGGAATGGAGTCTATTAGATGATGTGAACTTTCATTATGATGATATTGTTGTTCGTAGAGGGCAATACTACGTTGTTGATAGATGGGGCACCATTTTCTGGATCGATTCTTCATTGAAGTTGATACAGTATTCACCTCCATTGTATGGTTGTGGGGGGCgaaaatatttgttggaatCAGAAGGGAGTCTCCATGTGGTTGATGGGTACTTGGATGGAGGAAGGTTGAATTGGAAAGATTATGAGAACCGAATCAGTATGTTAATGCGTCAGAGAGGTAGTGGATCTGTGTTGGGTAGGCCTAGAAGACATCACAAGGTTGAGCCTAAGGCAGTTGGTTTCAGGGTTCATAAGCTGGATGAAGAGTGGGGAGAATGGGTTGATGTGAAGTCTCTGATTCAGCATGTGTTTGTTTTGGGTTACTTTTGCAGTTTCTCTGTTTCTACAGCAGAGTTTTCTGGGTGTCGAGGGAATTGCATTTACTTCGCAGATGGAACTGAAACATATGGGGCTCCTACTTCATGTTTGTTCAAGTTGGAGGATCGTAGCATTGGAACATTGGGATCTTTGCCCGAGTATTCTCGAATTTTCTGGCTTGGATGCTAA
- the LOC120014795 gene encoding thiosulfate sulfurtransferase 16, chloroplastic-like isoform X3 — MEATATAFLSSAPRLMVSTTSIPPLLFPQNLNHSSRASLRGNLEVTGVPTSVPVRVAHELLLAGHHYLDIRTPEEFSEEHADGAINIPYMYRVGSGMTKNLKFVEEVSSHFRKHDEIIVGGKSGKSSIIAATDLLAVGFTAITDIAGGYDAWTHNGLPTE, encoded by the exons ATGGAAGCTACTGCTACAGCATTTCTTTCCTCTGCTCCTCGCTTGATGGTCTCCACCACTTCAATACCTCCACTTCTTTTCCCACAAAATCTGAATCACAG CTCAAGGGCTTCCTTAAGAGGGAATTTGGAGGTCACCGGAGTTCCAACGTCAGTACCAGTTCGAGTGGCACACGAGCTTCTTCTTGCTGGACATCATTATTTGGATATaag GACTCCAGAAGAGTTCAGTGAAGAACATGCAGATGGAGCTATTAACATCCCTTACATGTACAGAGTTGGATCAG GGATGACAAAGAACCTCAAATTTGTGGAGGAAGTATCATCTCATTTTAGAAAACATGATGAAATCATTGTT GGGGGCAAGAGTGGTAAGAGCTCCATCATCGCTGCAACTGATCTTTTGGCTGTT GGATTTACTGCCATCACCGACATTGCTGGGGGGTATGATGCTTGGACACACAATGGACTTCCAACTGAATGA
- the LOC120014795 gene encoding thiosulfate sulfurtransferase 16, chloroplastic-like isoform X2, with product MEATATAFLSSAPRLMVSTTSIPPLLFPQNLNHRSLIFCSRASLRGNLEVTGVPTSVPVRVAHELLLAGHHYLDIRTPEEFSEEHADGAINIPYMYRVGSGMTKNLKFVEEVSSHFRKHDEIIVGGKSGKSSIIAATDLLAVGFTAITDIAGGYDAWTHNGLPTE from the exons ATGGAAGCTACTGCTACAGCATTTCTTTCCTCTGCTCCTCGCTTGATGGTCTCCACCACTTCAATACCTCCACTTCTTTTCCCACAAAATCTGAATCACAG GAGCTTAATCTTTTG CTCAAGGGCTTCCTTAAGAGGGAATTTGGAGGTCACCGGAGTTCCAACGTCAGTACCAGTTCGAGTGGCACACGAGCTTCTTCTTGCTGGACATCATTATTTGGATATaag GACTCCAGAAGAGTTCAGTGAAGAACATGCAGATGGAGCTATTAACATCCCTTACATGTACAGAGTTGGATCAG GGATGACAAAGAACCTCAAATTTGTGGAGGAAGTATCATCTCATTTTAGAAAACATGATGAAATCATTGTT GGGGGCAAGAGTGGTAAGAGCTCCATCATCGCTGCAACTGATCTTTTGGCTGTT GGATTTACTGCCATCACCGACATTGCTGGGGGGTATGATGCTTGGACACACAATGGACTTCCAACTGAATGA
- the LOC120014647 gene encoding vacuolar protein sorting-associated protein ist1-like isoform X1, with product MSVASSAVVRTKNVMKFAISLILPSFNSSKCKTAAKMAVARIKLLRNKREVVARQMRRDIAMLLQSRQDATARVRVEHVIREQNVLAANEFVELFCELIVTRLTIIAKQRECPADLKEGIASLIFAAPRCSEIPELVSIRKIFEKKYGKDFVSAATDLRPNCGVNRILIDKLSVRTPTGEVKLKILKEIAKEYQIDWDTTECEKELLKPPEELIVRLPPLSPPFTRNSDQTPLKQLCALFFDKDGPHNFVSASSLPVKPAEPNQSSYRSYHDGQSKETHFQDAASAAEAAEEAARKAIAAAHAAASIAKRDYNKTPQASGFEHNLSASSINHGFGAPSTTCYDYQSKTPDISNEDTRIYRGHSYNNTRPLHSEIKFDESDCDEDIEAEKNPSIESEEMKAGQMDGGNPRRRHSYDAPSAQLDMKFDESDCEEEMDMGRPPPNRPPPPLPPCHGRQDPAPPGPRVHPKLPDYDDIFEALRHRKSRN from the exons ATGTCCGTCGCGAGCTCAGCAGTAGTCCGCACAAAGAACGTTATGAAGTTTGCTATCTCGCTCATTCTCCCTTCCTTCAACTCCTCCAAATG CAAAACGGCGGCGAAGATGGCGGTGGCGCGGATAAAGTTACTGAGGAACAAGAGAGAGGTGGTGGCGAGGCAGATGAGGCGAGACATTGCGATGCTTCTGCAGTCACGTCAGGACGCCACTGCTCGTGTCAGG GTTGAACATGTAATTCGTGAACAAAATGTTTTGGCTGCCAATGAGTTCGTTGAGCTTTTCTGTGAGTTGATTGTGACAAGACTTACCATCATTGCGAAGCAGAG GGAATGTCCAGCAGACCTGAAAGAAGGGATCGCTAGCTTAATATTTGCAGCTCCAAGGTGCTCTGAAATTCCAGAACTAGTGTCAATCAGGAAAATATTTGAGAAGAAATATGGAAAAGATTTTGTGTCTGCAGCTACCGACCTACGACCGAACTGTGGTGTAAATCGCATC TTGATCGACAAGCTCTCCGTAAGAACCCCTACTGGTGAAGTGAAGTTGAAAATCTTGAAGGAAATAGCAAAGGAATATCAGATTGATTGGGATACAACGGAATGTGAGAAGGAGCTTTTGAAGCCTCCAGAAGAGCTTATAGTAAggctccctcctctctctccccctttCACTCGAAACTCAGATCAAACTCCATTGAAACAACTTTGTGCTTTATTTTTTGACAAGGATGGACCACACAATTTTGTTAGTGCTTCCAGCTTACCTGTGAAGCCTGCTGAGCCAAACCAGTCCTCCTATCG ATCATATCATGATGGACAAAGCAAGGAAACACATTTTCAAGATGCAGCGTCTGCTGCTGAAGCTGCTGAAGAAGCTGCAAGAAAGGCAATTGCTGCCGCTCATGCTGCTGCCTCTATTGCCAAAAGAGACTACAATAAGACACCTCAAGCATCTGGATTTGAGCATAACTTGAGTGCTTCGAGCATCAATCATGGGTTTGGAGCCCCTTCCACGACTTGCTATGATTATCAATCAAAAACACCAGATATAAGCAATGAGGATACAAGGATCTATAGGGGACACAGTTATAATAACACACGTCCTTTGCATTCAGAAATAAAATTTGATGAATCAGACTGTGATGAAGACATCGAAGCAGAAAAGAATCCCTCTATAGAAAGTGAGGAGATGAAGGCTGGACAAATGGATGGAGGAAATCCTCGTCGGAGACACAGCTATGATGCCCCTTCAGCACAATTGGATATGAAGTTTGATGAATCAGACTGTGAGGAAGAGATGGATATGGGAAGACCACCTCCCAATAGGCCTCCACCACCATTACCTCCATGTCATGGCAGACAGGATCCTGCTCCCCCGGGTCCTCGCGTTCATCCAAAATTGCCAGATTACGACGACATTTTTGAAGCTCTCAGGCATCGCAAATCAAGAAACTAG
- the LOC120014795 gene encoding thiosulfate sulfurtransferase 16, chloroplastic-like isoform X1 has translation MEATATAFLSSAPRLMVSTTSIPPLLFPQNLNHRNLLLLPSSNSQSSSICLNRRSLIFCSRASLRGNLEVTGVPTSVPVRVAHELLLAGHHYLDIRTPEEFSEEHADGAINIPYMYRVGSGMTKNLKFVEEVSSHFRKHDEIIVGGKSGKSSIIAATDLLAVGFTAITDIAGGYDAWTHNGLPTE, from the exons ATGGAAGCTACTGCTACAGCATTTCTTTCCTCTGCTCCTCGCTTGATGGTCTCCACCACTTCAATACCTCCACTTCTTTTCCCACAAAATCTGAATCACAG GAATTTACTGTTACTACCATCATCAAATTCTCAAAGTAGCAGCATTTGTTTGAATCGCAGGAGCTTAATCTTTTG CTCAAGGGCTTCCTTAAGAGGGAATTTGGAGGTCACCGGAGTTCCAACGTCAGTACCAGTTCGAGTGGCACACGAGCTTCTTCTTGCTGGACATCATTATTTGGATATaag GACTCCAGAAGAGTTCAGTGAAGAACATGCAGATGGAGCTATTAACATCCCTTACATGTACAGAGTTGGATCAG GGATGACAAAGAACCTCAAATTTGTGGAGGAAGTATCATCTCATTTTAGAAAACATGATGAAATCATTGTT GGGGGCAAGAGTGGTAAGAGCTCCATCATCGCTGCAACTGATCTTTTGGCTGTT GGATTTACTGCCATCACCGACATTGCTGGGGGGTATGATGCTTGGACACACAATGGACTTCCAACTGAATGA